The Streptomyces sp. HSG2 genome has a segment encoding these proteins:
- a CDS encoding D-arabinono-1,4-lactone oxidase, protein MSGTRRVDRDGTWRNWGGTVASRPTRVARPASVDEVAGVIRKAAEDGESVKAVGAGHSFSPVAATEGVLLDLRLLTGIRARDRAAGTVTVAAGTPLHALNAALARQGLTLTNMGDIMEQTIAGATGTGTHGTGRDSSSISALIRGMELVTADGSVLRCSRTEHPEVFAAARVGLGLLGVVTALTLAVEPLFRLTAREEPMPLERVLAEFEELRRENEHFEFYWFPHTGSTLTKRNNRCLGPERPLGRFRGWYEDEFLANGAFQVVNWIGRAVPGTVPTMAALTSRALSPRTYTDLPYKVFTSPRRVRFVEMEYALPREAATVVLRELRAMVSRSRLRVGFPVEVRTAPSDDITLSTASGRETVYIAVHMFRGSPFRDYFETAERIFAAHGGRPHWGKVHTREAEYLSRVYPRFCEFTALRDRLDPDRRFGNAHSRRVLGG, encoded by the coding sequence TTGAGCGGCACACGCAGAGTGGACAGGGACGGAACGTGGCGCAACTGGGGCGGGACGGTGGCGTCCCGACCGACCCGGGTGGCGCGGCCCGCCTCGGTCGACGAGGTGGCGGGGGTGATACGGAAGGCGGCCGAGGACGGCGAGTCGGTGAAGGCCGTCGGGGCGGGGCATTCCTTCAGCCCGGTGGCGGCGACCGAGGGCGTCCTGCTCGACCTTCGCCTGTTGACGGGGATCCGAGCGAGGGACCGGGCCGCGGGGACCGTGACGGTGGCGGCCGGCACTCCGCTCCACGCGCTGAACGCCGCGCTCGCCCGTCAGGGGCTGACCTTGACGAACATGGGCGACATCATGGAGCAGACGATCGCCGGAGCGACCGGCACCGGCACTCACGGCACCGGTCGGGATTCCTCTTCGATCTCCGCCCTGATCCGGGGGATGGAACTGGTCACGGCGGACGGTTCGGTACTGAGGTGCTCCCGGACGGAGCACCCGGAGGTGTTCGCCGCGGCGCGGGTGGGCCTGGGCTTGCTCGGCGTCGTCACGGCGTTGACCCTCGCCGTGGAACCCCTCTTCCGGCTCACCGCGCGCGAGGAGCCGATGCCCCTGGAGCGCGTGCTCGCGGAGTTCGAGGAACTGCGTCGGGAGAACGAGCACTTCGAGTTCTACTGGTTCCCGCACACCGGAAGCACCCTCACCAAGCGGAACAACCGCTGCCTCGGTCCGGAACGGCCGCTGGGGCGCTTCCGGGGGTGGTACGAGGACGAGTTCCTCGCCAACGGCGCCTTTCAGGTGGTCAACTGGATCGGCCGGGCGGTCCCGGGCACCGTGCCCACGATGGCGGCCCTCACCTCCCGTGCCCTGTCGCCACGCACCTACACCGATCTGCCCTACAAGGTCTTCACCTCGCCCCGACGTGTGCGCTTCGTCGAGATGGAATACGCGCTCCCGCGCGAGGCGGCGACGGTCGTACTCCGTGAGCTACGGGCCATGGTGTCGCGGTCCCGCCTGCGGGTCGGCTTCCCGGTGGAGGTGCGCACCGCGCCGTCGGACGACATCACGCTGTCCACCGCCTCCGGCCGCGAGACGGTCTACATCGCGGTCCACATGTTCCGCGGCAGCCCCTTTCGGGACTACTTCGAAACGGCCGAGCGGATCTTCGCCGCACACGGGGGACGCCCCCATTGGGGGAAGGTGCACACCCGGGAGGCGGAGTACCTCTCCCGGGTGTATCCGCGCTTCTGCGAATTCACCGCCCTGCGGGACCGGCTGGACCCCGATAGGCGCTTCGGCAACGCTCACTCGCGGCGGGTCCTGGGCGGCTAG
- a CDS encoding response regulator transcription factor, with protein MRVLVVEDEQLLADAVATGLRREAMAVDVVYDGAAAQERIGVNDYDVVVLDRDLPLVHGDDVCRKIVELGLPTRVLMLTASGDVSDRVEGLEIGADDYLPKPFAFSELIARVRALGRRTSVPLPPVLERAGIKLDPNRREVFRDGREVQLAPKEFAVLEVLMRSEGAVVSAEQLLEKAWDENTDPFTNVVRVTVMTLRRKLGEPPVIVTVPGSGYRI; from the coding sequence GTGCGTGTACTCGTCGTCGAGGACGAGCAGCTGCTCGCCGATGCCGTGGCCACCGGACTCCGCCGGGAGGCCATGGCCGTCGACGTCGTGTACGACGGTGCCGCGGCCCAGGAGCGCATCGGCGTCAACGACTACGACGTGGTCGTCCTCGACCGTGATCTTCCCCTGGTCCACGGCGACGACGTCTGTCGCAAGATCGTGGAGCTGGGTCTGCCCACCCGGGTGCTGATGCTGACGGCGTCCGGTGACGTGAGCGACCGGGTGGAGGGGCTGGAGATCGGGGCCGACGACTACCTTCCCAAGCCCTTCGCCTTCAGCGAGCTGATCGCCCGGGTACGTGCGCTCGGGCGACGCACGAGCGTGCCGCTGCCGCCGGTGCTGGAGCGTGCCGGGATCAAGCTGGACCCCAATCGGCGCGAGGTGTTCCGGGACGGGCGGGAGGTTCAGCTGGCCCCGAAGGAGTTCGCCGTCCTGGAGGTGCTGATGCGCAGCGAGGGCGCCGTGGTCTCCGCCGAGCAGCTGCTGGAGAAGGCCTGGGACGAGAACACGGACCCCTTCACCAACGTCGTCAGGGTGACGGTGATGACCCTGCGCCGGAAGCTGGGGGAACCCCCTGTGATCGTCACCGTGCCCGGCTCCGGCTATCGGATCTGA
- a CDS encoding PaaI family thioesterase: protein MSGTSAVLQPPADAARPVRHPDAPAPGELLGAHYEQCFGCGGDQPHGLHLQARAGEGVSLTAEFTVQAAHQGAPGLAHGGVLATALDETLGSLNWLLRVVAVTGRLETDFVRPVPVGTTLHLAAEVIAVAGRKIYSTATGRIGGPDGAVAVRADALFIEVKVEHFVRNGRDKEIRAAMEDPDQVRRSRAFEVNP, encoded by the coding sequence GTGAGTGGTACTTCCGCGGTTCTTCAGCCCCCGGCCGACGCGGCGCGCCCCGTGCGGCACCCCGACGCCCCCGCGCCGGGCGAACTTCTCGGCGCGCACTACGAGCAGTGTTTCGGCTGCGGTGGCGACCAACCCCACGGACTGCATCTCCAGGCGCGGGCCGGCGAGGGCGTGTCGCTCACCGCGGAGTTCACCGTCCAGGCGGCGCATCAAGGGGCCCCCGGCCTGGCGCACGGCGGGGTTCTGGCCACGGCGCTGGACGAGACGCTCGGCTCGCTCAACTGGCTGCTGCGGGTCGTCGCCGTCACGGGACGACTGGAGACCGACTTCGTGCGGCCCGTGCCCGTCGGCACCACGCTCCATCTGGCCGCCGAGGTGATCGCCGTCGCGGGCCGCAAGATCTACTCGACCGCCACCGGGCGGATCGGCGGTCCCGACGGAGCCGTGGCGGTCCGGGCGGACGCCCTCTTCATCGAGGTCAAGGTCGAGCACTTCGTCCGGAACGGACGAGACAAGGAGATCCGCGCCGCCATGGAAGACCCCGATCAGGTCCGCCGCTCCCGCGCCTTCGAGGTGAACCCGTGA
- a CDS encoding ferrochelatase, with the protein MPDVPDASPYDALLLLSFGGPEGPDDVVPFLENVTRGRGIPTERLKEVGRHYFLFGGVSPINDQNRALLSALREDFAEAGLDLPIYWGNRNWEPYLTDTLRDMVRDGRRRVLTLATSAYASYSGCRQYRENLADAAAALRAEGLEPPAIDKLRHFFNHPGFIEPMIDGVLSSLADLPEEVRDGAHIAFTTHSVPTAAADTSGPVEGHGGGGAYVRQHLDVARSIADAVRERTGVAHPWRLVYQSRSGAPHIPWLEPDICDHLEDLHGAGVPAVVMAPIGFVSDHMEVRYDLDTEAMAKAEELGLPVRRSATVGADPRFVAGIRDLVVERASAERGLSVTPCALGALGPSHDLCPVGCCPGRTRRPAAAGADGPGA; encoded by the coding sequence ATGCCAGACGTGCCCGACGCCAGTCCCTACGACGCCCTGCTGCTCCTCTCGTTCGGCGGCCCCGAGGGCCCTGACGACGTGGTCCCCTTCCTCGAGAACGTGACGCGGGGGCGAGGCATCCCCACCGAACGTCTCAAGGAAGTCGGCCGACACTACTTCCTCTTCGGCGGGGTCAGCCCGATCAACGACCAGAACCGCGCCCTGCTGAGCGCCCTTCGTGAGGACTTCGCGGAAGCGGGCCTCGATCTGCCGATCTACTGGGGCAACCGGAACTGGGAGCCATACCTGACCGACACCCTGCGCGACATGGTGAGGGACGGCCGGCGACGTGTCCTCACCCTCGCCACCAGCGCCTACGCCTCCTACTCGGGGTGCCGGCAGTACCGCGAGAATCTCGCCGACGCCGCCGCGGCGCTCCGCGCCGAGGGTCTGGAACCGCCCGCGATCGACAAGCTGCGCCATTTCTTCAACCACCCCGGCTTCATCGAGCCCATGATCGACGGTGTGCTCTCCTCCCTGGCGGACCTCCCGGAAGAGGTACGGGACGGAGCCCACATCGCGTTCACCACCCACTCCGTTCCGACGGCCGCCGCCGACACCTCCGGGCCCGTGGAGGGGCACGGCGGCGGCGGCGCGTACGTGCGACAACACCTGGACGTGGCCCGCTCGATCGCCGACGCCGTTCGCGAGCGCACCGGGGTGGCCCATCCATGGCGGCTCGTCTACCAGTCCCGCTCCGGCGCGCCGCACATCCCCTGGCTGGAACCCGACATCTGCGACCATCTGGAGGATCTCCACGGTGCCGGGGTGCCCGCCGTCGTCATGGCTCCCATCGGCTTCGTCTCCGACCACATGGAGGTCCGCTACGACCTCGACACCGAGGCCATGGCCAAGGCCGAGGAACTGGGTCTTCCGGTGCGGCGGTCGGCGACGGTGGGCGCCGACCCGCGCTTCGTCGCCGGGATCCGCGATCTCGTCGTGGAGCGCGCGTCCGCCGAGCGGGGGCTTTCGGTGACGCCTTGTGCCCTGGGCGCCCTGGGACCCTCGCACGACCTGTGCCCGGTGGGGTGTTGTCCCGGACGGACCCGTCGTCCTGCGGCGGCGGGCGCCGACGGTCCGGGAGCGTGA
- a CDS encoding DUF3093 domain-containing protein — protein sequence MQSPAVPYEERLAAPRSWWFVCLLLGGAAGLTLLPLGLLPMLAGLAGGTALAAAATSAYGSPRIRIANGTLLAGDARIPVTALGDARVLDAAEARAWRTHRADARAFLLLRSYIPTAVRIEVTDPADPTPYVYLSTREPERLAEALSAERSVGQGDPAG from the coding sequence ATGCAGTCCCCCGCCGTCCCGTACGAAGAACGCCTCGCCGCGCCCCGATCCTGGTGGTTCGTCTGCCTCCTCCTGGGAGGAGCCGCCGGGCTGACGCTGCTTCCACTGGGCCTCCTCCCGATGCTGGCCGGCCTGGCGGGGGGCACGGCCCTGGCGGCGGCGGCGACGAGCGCGTACGGATCTCCCCGCATCCGGATCGCCAACGGGACACTGCTCGCCGGGGACGCCCGGATTCCGGTGACGGCCCTCGGCGACGCCCGGGTACTGGACGCGGCGGAGGCGCGCGCGTGGCGGACCCACCGCGCGGACGCCCGCGCCTTCCTGCTGTTGCGCTCCTACATCCCCACCGCGGTCCGGATCGAGGTCACCGACCCCGCCGATCCGACACCGTACGTGTACCTGTCGACACGGGAGCCCGAGCGGCTGGCCGAGGCGCTGAGCGCGGAGCGGTCCGTCGGACAGGGCGACCCGGCGGGCTGA
- a CDS encoding inositol monophosphatase family protein, producing MSRVTDPLHAELLGVAREAAERAGELLRDGRPADLGVAATKSSPVDVVTEMDIAAEKLIAALIAERRPDDGMLGEEGASVSGSSGIRWVVDPLDGTVNYLYGSPSWAVSVAVEQDGETVVGVVACPPRGETYQAVRGVGAWMTDALGDSRPLACRPSPTLDQALVATGFNYVAAVRRHQASVAAGLIPSVRDIRRGGSAALDLCDVAAGRLDGYYERGLRPWDLAAGDLVAREAGALTGGRPGRRPSGELTIAASPGLFEPLRMLLEEAGAWHD from the coding sequence ATGAGCCGAGTCACCGACCCCCTCCACGCCGAGCTGCTGGGCGTGGCGCGGGAAGCGGCCGAACGGGCCGGCGAGTTGCTGCGCGACGGGCGCCCGGCCGATCTGGGCGTCGCCGCCACCAAGTCCAGCCCGGTCGACGTCGTCACCGAGATGGACATCGCAGCCGAGAAGCTCATCGCCGCGCTGATCGCCGAACGCCGGCCCGACGACGGCATGCTGGGTGAGGAAGGCGCCTCCGTGTCGGGCTCCAGCGGGATCAGGTGGGTCGTCGATCCCCTCGACGGCACGGTCAATTACCTGTACGGGTCTCCGTCCTGGGCCGTCTCGGTGGCGGTGGAGCAGGACGGCGAGACGGTCGTCGGGGTGGTCGCGTGCCCGCCACGAGGCGAGACCTACCAGGCGGTTCGGGGCGTCGGTGCCTGGATGACCGATGCCCTGGGCGACTCCCGCCCCCTCGCCTGTCGACCCTCGCCCACCCTCGACCAGGCTCTGGTCGCCACCGGGTTCAACTACGTCGCCGCCGTCCGGAGGCACCAGGCCTCGGTCGCGGCCGGCCTGATTCCCTCGGTGCGGGACATCCGACGCGGCGGGTCGGCCGCCCTCGACCTGTGCGATGTGGCGGCCGGTCGACTCGACGGCTACTACGAGCGCGGACTGCGCCCCTGGGACCTGGCCGCCGGAGACCTCGTCGCGCGGGAAGCCGGCGCGCTCACCGGCGGGCGTCCCGGTCGCCGGCCCTCGGGCGAGTTGACGATCGCGGCGTCTCCAGGACTCTTCGAGCCCCTCCGGATGCTGCTGGAAGAGGCAGGCGCCTGGCACGACTGA
- a CDS encoding DUF4193 domain-containing protein — translation MATDYDTPRKTDDDVDSDSLEELKARRNDKSASAVDVDEFEAAEGLELPGADLSNEELAVRVLPKQQDEFTCMSCFLVHHRSQLAREKNGQPICRDCD, via the coding sequence ATGGCAACCGATTACGACACTCCACGCAAGACCGACGACGACGTCGACTCGGACAGTCTCGAAGAGCTGAAGGCCAGGCGGAACGACAAGTCCGCCTCCGCGGTGGACGTCGACGAGTTCGAGGCCGCCGAAGGTCTGGAGCTGCCCGGTGCCGATCTCTCGAACGAGGAGCTGGCCGTCCGCGTGCTGCCGAAGCAGCAGGACGAGTTCACCTGCATGAGCTGTTTCCTCGTGCACCACCGCAGCCAGCTGGCCCGGGAGAAGAACGGCCAGCCGATCTGCCGCGACTGCGACTGA
- a CDS encoding HAMP domain-containing sensor histidine kinase: protein MAASPTPPQAPPKPTWDPEPSGSFPWLRPTIRMRLTLLYGGMFLIAGILLLSIIYLLAAQAMNVGSDLPFRITDGHVTSAVCDLPIEAPPSEFNEAMNECVNEQRRHALDSLLSRSLLALLGLAVIAFAFGYAMAGRVLSPLGRITRTARAVAGSDLSRRIELDGPDDELKELADTFDDMLARLERAFSAQQRFVGNASHELRTPLAINRTLLEVHLSDPDAPPELQQLGRTLLATNERSEQLVEGLLLLARSDNQIVERKPVDLAEVANRAVDQVRSEAEANGVRIDGERAPAVVQGNGVLLERIALNLLQNAVRYNVAEGGRVEATTSVEHGQAVLVVTNTGPVVPAYEIDNLFEPFRRLRTERTGSDKGVGLGLSIARSVARAHGGRIHAVPREGGGLVMRVTLPI from the coding sequence GTGGCCGCGTCTCCCACGCCTCCGCAGGCTCCCCCCAAGCCCACCTGGGACCCGGAGCCCTCGGGGTCCTTCCCCTGGCTTCGCCCGACGATCCGGATGCGTCTGACGCTCCTGTACGGCGGCATGTTCCTGATCGCGGGCATCCTGCTGCTGTCGATCATCTACCTGCTGGCGGCGCAGGCGATGAACGTGGGCAGTGATCTTCCGTTCAGGATCACGGACGGGCACGTCACCAGCGCCGTCTGTGATCTGCCCATCGAGGCGCCGCCCAGCGAGTTCAACGAGGCCATGAACGAGTGCGTCAACGAGCAGCGACGCCACGCCCTGGACAGTCTGCTCAGCCGCTCCCTGCTGGCGCTTCTGGGACTGGCCGTGATCGCCTTCGCGTTCGGCTACGCCATGGCGGGCCGCGTGCTCTCCCCCCTGGGTCGGATCACCCGGACCGCGCGGGCCGTGGCGGGCTCGGACCTGTCCCGCCGGATCGAGCTGGACGGACCGGACGACGAGCTGAAGGAGCTGGCGGACACCTTCGACGACATGCTGGCGCGGCTGGAACGGGCGTTCAGCGCACAGCAGCGCTTCGTCGGCAACGCCTCCCATGAACTGCGCACGCCGCTGGCGATCAACCGCACGTTGCTCGAGGTACACCTCTCCGACCCCGACGCGCCCCCCGAGCTACAGCAACTCGGCAGGACGCTGTTGGCGACCAACGAGCGCAGCGAGCAGCTCGTCGAGGGGCTGCTGCTGCTGGCCCGCAGTGACAACCAGATCGTCGAGCGCAAGCCGGTCGATCTGGCCGAGGTGGCCAACCGGGCCGTGGACCAGGTGCGCTCCGAGGCGGAGGCCAACGGGGTGCGGATCGACGGCGAGCGGGCGCCGGCAGTGGTCCAGGGCAACGGCGTGTTGCTGGAACGCATCGCGCTCAACCTGTTGCAGAACGCCGTGCGCTACAACGTCGCCGAGGGAGGCCGTGTCGAGGCCACCACGAGCGTCGAGCACGGCCAGGCCGTGCTGGTGGTCACCAACACCGGTCCGGTCGTTCCCGCGTACGAGATCGACAACCTCTTCGAGCCGTTCCGGCGCCTGCGGACCGAGCGGACCGGGAGCGACAAGGGGGTGGGGCTGGGGCTCTCGATCGCCCGCTCCGTCGCCCGAGCCCACGGCGGTCGGATCCACGCGGTACCGCGCGAGGGGGGTGGACTCGTCATGCGAGTCACCCTGCCGATCTGA